One stretch of Paenibacillus sp. FSL R5-0341 DNA includes these proteins:
- a CDS encoding AraC family transcriptional regulator, translating into MDIVQYQFSNFSKIHNVDLKLYYCGTEQCLPGHEVGPMVRDYYKIHYIHSGKGRFHTGGRTYTLGKGQGFLISPEKLAHYQADNEDPWTYSWIAFNGMQVERYLKRSSLSNEQPLFSSNRDEYIQSCFLEMFKATEHNLTDELRLLGALYSFLSVILDPASMPVTSPGARGQYVEQAIAFIEHNYATDLTVEQLASRLKINRKYLSKIFKDTTGFTPQQYVIQYRMNRASELIQKSSLSMNEIACSVGYKDPFQFSRMFKKVMGAAPRDHRNEKKK; encoded by the coding sequence ATGGACATCGTTCAATATCAATTCTCGAATTTTTCCAAAATCCATAACGTCGATCTGAAATTGTACTATTGCGGTACAGAGCAGTGCTTGCCTGGACATGAGGTAGGCCCTATGGTGCGTGATTATTACAAAATCCATTATATCCATAGCGGTAAGGGGCGTTTTCATACGGGAGGCCGAACGTACACGCTGGGCAAAGGGCAAGGGTTTCTGATCAGTCCCGAGAAACTAGCGCATTACCAAGCCGATAATGAAGATCCATGGACATACTCCTGGATCGCATTCAATGGCATGCAGGTGGAACGCTATCTCAAGCGATCCTCTTTATCCAACGAACAGCCGTTATTTTCGTCCAATCGAGACGAATATATTCAATCCTGCTTTTTGGAGATGTTCAAAGCAACCGAGCATAACCTGACAGACGAACTTCGGCTGTTGGGCGCCCTCTATTCCTTCCTGTCCGTCATATTGGACCCAGCCTCCATGCCCGTTACCTCACCGGGGGCAAGAGGTCAATATGTGGAGCAAGCCATTGCATTCATCGAGCACAACTATGCAACGGATCTGACTGTCGAACAACTGGCTTCACGCTTGAAGATCAATCGCAAGTATCTGTCCAAAATCTTCAAAGACACCACCGGGTTCACACCTCAACAGTATGTGATTCAATACCGGATGAATCGTGCCAGCGAGCTTATTCAGAAGTCCTCCCTTTCGATGAATGAGATCGCATGCAGCGTCGGGTATAAAGACCCCTTTCAGTTCTCGCGTATGTTCAAAAAAGTGATGGGAGCAGCTCCACGAGACCACCGCAACGAAAAAAAGAAGTAA
- a CDS encoding dihydrodipicolinate synthase family protein, protein MLNDTLFPDGVWPVMLTPFTEDNEIDYTALEELIEWYLDKGVHGLFAVCLSSEMLHLSLQERVDLAKFVVEKTKGRVPVVASGHNSDDLQEQITELTAIAQTGVDAVILVTSRIAGPDDDDAVWKRNLSTIMERLPDVRLGLYECPIPYHRLLSPELLKWCADSGRFFFLKETSCDLEQIRQKVAAVQGTPLKIYNANGTSYLGSLQAGAHGYSGILTNFHPDLYVWIVENWQQDQARAERLQTLLGPLHLFEGRHYPVNAKYLLQQEGLKLTLHSRARSSEELRPVHRLEVDQFLELSQLFRQSLITKESFR, encoded by the coding sequence ATGTTGAACGATACTTTATTCCCGGACGGCGTGTGGCCAGTTATGCTCACTCCGTTTACGGAGGACAATGAGATTGACTATACGGCATTAGAAGAATTAATTGAGTGGTATTTAGATAAGGGTGTGCACGGTCTATTCGCGGTTTGTCTTTCTAGTGAAATGCTCCATCTATCGCTACAAGAGAGAGTAGACTTGGCCAAATTCGTGGTGGAGAAAACAAAAGGGAGAGTGCCGGTTGTTGCTTCCGGTCATAATTCGGATGATTTGCAGGAACAAATCACGGAGTTGACGGCAATTGCGCAGACAGGTGTCGATGCTGTCATTCTTGTGACAAGCCGTATAGCAGGTCCAGATGACGACGATGCGGTGTGGAAACGCAATCTGAGCACCATCATGGAACGGTTGCCAGATGTGAGGCTGGGGCTGTACGAATGTCCAATCCCGTACCATCGCTTGTTGTCTCCAGAACTGCTGAAGTGGTGCGCAGATAGCGGACGTTTTTTCTTTCTCAAGGAAACAAGCTGTGATCTGGAACAGATTCGTCAGAAGGTCGCAGCCGTTCAAGGGACACCGCTCAAAATTTATAATGCCAACGGCACTTCGTATCTGGGATCGCTGCAAGCAGGTGCGCACGGCTACAGTGGGATTCTGACCAACTTCCATCCGGACTTGTACGTATGGATCGTTGAAAATTGGCAGCAGGATCAAGCAAGAGCCGAACGATTACAGACCTTGCTTGGCCCACTTCACTTGTTCGAGGGGCGTCATTATCCGGTCAACGCGAAGTACTTGCTGCAACAAGAAGGGCTGAAGCTTACGCTTCATTCCAGAGCCAGAAGCAGCGAAGAGCTCAGACCGGTTCACCGTTTGGAGGTAGATCAGTTCCTGGAGCTGAGCCAGCTATTCCGGCAATCTTTGATTACGAAGGAGTCTTTTAGATAG
- a CDS encoding exosporium glycoprotein BclB-related protein produces the protein MSFLSTGPIENNAVSGVRPTQTVTVRIDNRSDVTASTVQIQGYYLDGGIRVLYVSESLDITPNQVITNNYYANFDAFEFTFTTPATVNDPVQVSVWGKSSTGVLVTAHRLVSSELLGETPSITGATGATGTTGATGTPGTAGVTGATGTPGTTGVTGATGTPGTAGVTGATGTPGTTGVTGATGTPGTTGVTGATGTPGTTGVTGATGTPGTTGVTGATGTPGTTGVTGATGTPGTTGVTGATGTPGTTGVTGATGTPGTTGVTGATGTAGSTGATGASGSGAIIPYASGLPVVLTTVLGGLLNTSSLVGFGNSATGVSVNGGIIDLTGAAGTLLNFAFSASRAGTITSLAGYFSTTAGLSLVGSTVTITAQLFRSTAPNNSFTAVPGALVTLAPPLTGVLALGTISSGLTTGLSIPVSAGDRLLMVFSASVTAGIDVATTVAGYASGGLTIT, from the coding sequence ATGAGCTTTTTATCAACCGGGCCGATAGAAAATAATGCTGTTAGCGGTGTAAGACCGACTCAGACAGTTACCGTCAGAATAGATAACCGCAGTGATGTGACAGCCTCAACCGTACAAATACAAGGGTATTACCTGGATGGTGGAATAAGAGTTTTGTATGTCAGTGAGTCTCTTGACATCACACCCAATCAAGTCATAACCAACAATTATTATGCCAATTTTGATGCCTTTGAGTTTACTTTTACAACACCAGCGACGGTTAATGATCCTGTTCAAGTATCCGTATGGGGTAAGAGCAGCACAGGCGTTTTGGTAACAGCCCATCGTTTGGTTTCTTCCGAACTGCTGGGTGAAACCCCAAGCATCACCGGAGCCACAGGCGCAACCGGAACTACGGGAGCGACAGGCACGCCAGGTACAGCGGGAGTAACCGGAGCAACAGGCACACCGGGTACAACGGGAGTAACAGGAGCAACAGGCACACCGGGTACAGCGGGAGTAACCGGAGCAACAGGCACACCGGGTACAACGGGAGTAACCGGAGCAACAGGCACACCGGGTACAACGGGAGTAACCGGAGCAACAGGCACACCAGGTACAACGGGAGTAACTGGGGCGACAGGCACGCCAGGTACAACGGGTGTAACAGGGGCGACAGGCACGCCAGGTACAACGGGAGTGACTGGGGCGACAGGCACGCCAGGTACAACGGGAGTGACAGGAGCAACAGGCACGCCAGGTACAACGGGAGTGACTGGGGCAACGGGAACACCAGGTACAACGGGTGTAACAGGGGCGACAGGCACAGCAGGTTCAACCGGAGCTACAGGTGCATCAGGTTCTGGAGCAATCATTCCTTATGCATCCGGACTTCCAGTGGTTTTGACTACAGTTTTGGGTGGACTTTTGAATACTTCCAGTTTAGTTGGTTTTGGCAACAGTGCTACCGGAGTAAGTGTGAACGGAGGAATTATTGATCTCACAGGCGCTGCGGGCACGTTGCTTAACTTTGCTTTCTCCGCATCGCGTGCAGGAACGATTACTTCACTGGCCGGTTATTTCAGCACGACAGCTGGACTTAGCTTGGTTGGATCTACAGTAACTATAACTGCACAATTATTCCGTTCCACTGCACCTAATAACTCCTTTACAGCTGTACCGGGTGCATTGGTAACCTTGGCTCCTCCACTGACCGGCGTTTTGGCGCTGGGCACAATATCCAGTGGTTTGACTACGGGACTGAGTATTCCGGTATCCGCCGGTGACCGCCTGCTTATGGTCTTCTCAGCATCAGTAACAGCCGGAATTGATGTGGCTACGACCGTAGCCGGATATGCAAGCGGCGGTCTTACCATCACTTAA
- a CDS encoding ABC transporter substrate-binding protein, producing the protein MLCLQGNSIGDLLALGVQPVGIDRRFIANSAYEDKEITPAEDIGFPTSFEKILSLEPDLTMLGYVLDKQYDEISKISPTVVFDQNLPLNERLPVIGEIAGKQDEAKQLLADYNVKAEKMWSEIRDQGQVAEGETAVVLMYYWDRTRCI; encoded by the coding sequence GTGTTGTGCCTTCAGGGAAATTCGATTGGAGATCTGCTTGCGCTGGGTGTACAGCCTGTCGGGATCGACCGTAGATTTATTGCCAATTCGGCATATGAGGATAAAGAGATTACTCCCGCAGAGGATATCGGTTTTCCCACGAGTTTTGAGAAAATTCTGTCCCTGGAACCTGATCTGACCATGCTGGGCTATGTACTGGATAAGCAGTATGATGAAATATCCAAAATATCACCGACCGTTGTCTTTGATCAGAATTTGCCATTGAACGAGCGTCTTCCGGTGATCGGGGAGATTGCAGGCAAACAGGATGAGGCCAAGCAATTGCTGGCTGATTACAATGTCAAGGCAGAGAAGATGTGGAGCGAGATACGGGATCAAGGCCAAGTCGCTGAAGGCGAAACGGCTGTGGTGCTGATGTATTATTGGGATCGGACGAGATGTATCTGA
- a CDS encoding AraC family transcriptional regulator — translation MKATLNVQEHILIWNCASLKIMDVRHIVIQADECVRPYLFPASAFLYVTHGSATVILDGNEHATKPFYMLHGGKNTRLDIMPTDESFHYYLIFYKASFPLPGKQHTLQQPDQPLPFHLQYGFIPYHPAILYEIAERMLGEWNRPGRLERLHTKTLFYQFVYELLRQMDQQQVSIVRPNLASQLIRYMQEHYAQPLTRKTLAHTFHYSVPYLSKYFRRETGASIIDYLIGIRMNKAGTLLQKTELSLQEVAASVGYGDVSYFIRMFKKHTGVTPKQFKDESGQVARGSYRPILRLRSSIAPRKLRRYIDIRDDNHYQYSEKGDLRMYRSKLPVGITLLLCLTLLVSACSRPANTNGSTGSTQSPTVGAESNISNTTTGSSEMVTYSAVNGEVQILKKPQRVVMVAGAFTGHLLALGLKPVGTGDESFNSYTEGKLDDVVNIGNDVPYEKIMELQPDLIVVWNDPETIEKLSKIAPTVAVEYGVPLREQLMDFGKMTGREEQAKAWIAEWDAKITEYKPLVEQAVGDRTVSIFDTGSAKEFYAYGSFGRGGDIIYGEFGLKAPPIIQKEAIGSGKGWAKLSLELLPQYAGDYIFISGWTGDESGDSVFEGPIWDNLPAVQNNHVYRENSRGFVFSDPISLEAQLKFVVDSLTLTE, via the coding sequence TTGAAAGCAACCTTGAATGTACAAGAGCACATACTCATCTGGAATTGTGCATCGCTCAAAATCATGGATGTACGACATATTGTCATACAAGCCGACGAGTGCGTACGTCCTTACCTGTTCCCTGCCAGCGCCTTTCTGTACGTAACGCATGGCAGTGCAACTGTGATTTTGGACGGAAATGAGCATGCTACCAAACCATTCTATATGCTTCATGGGGGCAAAAACACCCGTCTGGACATCATGCCAACGGACGAATCCTTTCATTATTACCTAATTTTCTATAAAGCCTCCTTCCCGCTACCTGGCAAGCAGCATACACTTCAACAACCAGATCAACCATTGCCCTTCCACCTCCAGTACGGTTTTATTCCATACCATCCTGCCATCCTCTACGAAATCGCTGAGCGTATGCTGGGCGAATGGAATAGACCGGGACGCTTGGAGCGGCTCCATACCAAAACACTATTCTATCAATTTGTATATGAATTGCTCAGGCAAATGGATCAACAGCAGGTCAGCATTGTTAGACCTAACCTTGCTTCTCAGCTTATTCGCTATATGCAGGAGCACTACGCCCAGCCGCTGACGCGGAAAACACTCGCGCATACATTCCATTACAGCGTCCCTTATCTGTCCAAGTACTTCCGACGTGAAACTGGCGCAAGTATAATCGATTACTTAATCGGTATTAGGATGAACAAAGCAGGAACGCTGCTGCAAAAGACCGAGTTATCGCTGCAAGAGGTCGCTGCAAGCGTCGGATATGGTGATGTATCCTATTTTATAAGAATGTTCAAAAAGCATACGGGAGTCACACCAAAGCAATTCAAGGATGAGTCCGGACAAGTGGCGAGAGGTTCTTATCGTCCTATTCTTAGGCTTCGATCATCCATTGCTCCGCGTAAACTCCGTCGTTATATTGATATCAGAGATGATAATCATTATCAATATAGCGAAAAAGGAGATTTACGGATGTATAGAAGCAAACTACCTGTAGGAATTACCCTGCTGTTGTGCCTAACTCTATTGGTTAGCGCATGTTCCAGACCAGCAAACACGAATGGAAGCACTGGCAGTACGCAGAGTCCAACTGTAGGTGCAGAGAGTAATATCAGTAACACAACAACCGGCAGCTCGGAGATGGTAACCTATTCTGCGGTTAACGGTGAAGTACAAATCCTAAAAAAACCTCAAAGGGTCGTAATGGTGGCAGGAGCCTTTACCGGTCATTTGCTAGCGCTGGGCCTTAAGCCTGTTGGAACTGGTGATGAGTCCTTTAACAGTTATACAGAAGGAAAGCTCGATGACGTTGTCAACATCGGTAACGATGTACCCTACGAGAAAATCATGGAGTTACAGCCGGATTTAATTGTCGTTTGGAATGACCCTGAAACAATCGAAAAGCTGTCCAAAATTGCGCCGACCGTCGCTGTTGAATATGGAGTACCTCTGCGGGAGCAATTGATGGATTTCGGCAAGATGACTGGTAGAGAAGAGCAAGCGAAGGCCTGGATCGCAGAGTGGGACGCTAAAATCACTGAGTACAAACCACTCGTGGAGCAAGCGGTAGGTGATCGCACTGTTTCGATTTTTGATACGGGAAGTGCCAAAGAATTTTATGCCTACGGGAGCTTTGGTAGAGGTGGAGACATTATTTATGGCGAGTTCGGTCTGAAGGCACCGCCGATCATTCAGAAGGAAGCCATTGGTAGCGGCAAGGGATGGGCCAAGTTATCACTTGAATTGTTACCACAATACGCAGGAGATTATATCTTTATTAGTGGATGGACAGGTGATGAGAGTGGGGATTCCGTTTTTGAAGGTCCGATCTGGGATAACCTCCCTGCTGTCCAGAATAATCACGTTTATCGCGAGAACAGCCGTGGCTTCGTGTTTAGTGACCCGATTTCATTGGAAGCCCAACTTAAATTTGTCGTAGACAGCCTAACCTTAACAGAGTGA
- a CDS encoding ABC transporter substrate-binding protein — translation MKRRGTYSMMSAAMILLMVLIMAGCGTQADSGSSTGSQTASLSTDAGTASQEEAASANASQTKSFTDPTGTKEIPVTPQRIFSISATTQLLALGITPVGGLQYEIEQDYYLKNAASEVEIAGDYPPNMEAVASLQPDLIIASSFVEADIIEQLEKIAPTIIYPWEDNLYDQLRYIGDIVGKKAEAEEWITKHETKVVERKAEMSNLVGADETVAAVEIFKDSFQVAGSRNMGYVLHDLLGLKRMPWVQEEVDKSDGFVVYTEPQSLEKLPELTADYLIIKVNDTQPGSTEFYEKMQESSLWENLPAVKNGNVFIVPHDKWWSYTLFSTDALLDEAVELFKQHNQ, via the coding sequence ATGAAACGAAGAGGTACCTATAGCATGATGTCTGCAGCAATGATATTACTGATGGTCCTTATTATGGCGGGATGTGGCACACAGGCCGATAGCGGTTCTTCCACCGGAAGTCAGACAGCTTCATTATCAACGGACGCAGGAACTGCGAGTCAGGAAGAGGCGGCATCCGCCAACGCTTCACAAACGAAATCTTTCACGGATCCTACCGGAACAAAAGAGATTCCCGTGACACCGCAGCGCATTTTTTCCATCAGTGCAACAACGCAACTGTTGGCTCTGGGCATTACGCCAGTAGGTGGACTTCAATATGAAATCGAACAGGATTATTATCTAAAAAATGCTGCCAGCGAAGTTGAAATTGCCGGAGACTATCCACCTAATATGGAAGCAGTGGCATCACTTCAGCCTGATCTAATTATCGCTTCTTCCTTTGTCGAAGCGGATATAATCGAGCAACTGGAGAAAATCGCTCCGACGATTATCTATCCATGGGAAGACAATCTATACGATCAACTGAGATACATTGGCGATATCGTGGGTAAAAAAGCGGAAGCAGAAGAATGGATCACGAAACATGAAACCAAAGTAGTAGAACGCAAAGCTGAAATGAGCAATCTTGTTGGAGCAGACGAGACAGTAGCGGCTGTAGAAATCTTCAAGGATTCCTTCCAAGTAGCAGGTAGCCGAAACATGGGGTATGTATTGCACGATCTGCTTGGATTAAAGCGCATGCCATGGGTTCAGGAAGAGGTTGATAAAAGCGATGGATTCGTCGTGTACACGGAGCCGCAGTCACTGGAGAAATTGCCGGAGCTTACCGCGGATTATTTGATCATTAAGGTCAATGATACCCAACCGGGTTCGACGGAATTTTATGAAAAAATGCAGGAATCGAGCCTGTGGGAAAACCTCCCTGCGGTCAAAAACGGCAACGTCTTCATTGTGCCACATGACAAATGGTGGTCTTACACGTTATTCTCCACGGATGCTCTGCTGGATGAAGCCGTGGAATTGTTCAAACAACATAATCAATAA